From the Endozoicomonas sp. Mp262 genome, the window TCATTAAATGATATTTTGAAGGCATCAGACGGTTTTCTTGAAGGCAAGCATAACTATATCCAGGCACTTTTTCCCAATTTCGAAGAAGGACAGGCACCAGCCCCCCTTCTCAACGCCCAGCTCATACAGCTACTGACATCTGATTCCTATAAACCTCATTTAAAAACCTATATTGATGATGTTTTGGTGAAAAAAATGCTCCCCTTTTGGGGTATTGAGCAAGCCAATCTCGACAAATCTAAAATGGTCACTGATTTTGAACAGTGCCGATGGCAAGTCAAGGATTATAAAAAGGCTGGAAAATGGATAGGCGCATTTGATCACAACCATAATCGAATCAGTCGCGTTTTAATCTTTTTAGAGGCTCTGGGGTACGATCATTACGCCCAGCGGCTTTCAAAATTTCTACAGAATGAACGAATTAACAATGGTTACACCGAAAATCAATACTGGAACAAACCCTATGGTGAGCCTGCGTCGCACACAGCCCCCCAAAAAAAGCCAGCGCCGGCTGGCAAAAATTTTAAACTACCACCTATCCCGCCTGTTAAAGGCAATTTTCAGCCAAAGCAGGCACAAAAAGCAGAACGACATGAATCAAGAGACACTCAAAAAATAAAAAAGATATATGCGAGTAAAAAACCCTGTTCCACTTCCTGCGAACTGGAGGTATGGAAAAATACAGGAGGAGCAGGAACGGCAGCTTATCTATTGGAAACAGACCCTTCATTTGATCTTGCCAAAGGCCATAAAGTCGGCACAGTTGTTGCTGCTAACCATGGCCTTCCACTAGGGAGCCTATCCGCTTCGGATAAACTTCACCATACAGTAACCGAAAATGATCTAACCAAGAAAACACAAGAAGAAGCGGTTGCGGCTAACTGGCTGGTGACAAGTTGTGGTGTACATCGAGGAAAACAAGAAACTCTTTTCAAAAAAACTGTCTGTAAACAATGGGGTTTAAAAATTCCTCCAGGCCAAGGTAAAACCGATACTAAAACCATTCAAAAGATTGATTATACCCAATCAACAAACCCCGAAGATTACAGTGATTCCTGGGTTGTGGAAGATGCTTGCCTATCTGCTAATGCCAAGCACCATTTAATCCAGGGTACTGAATGCTCCACTAACCTGATATTCAGCGCAGGCCCTAACGCCAATCAAGGCGCGGGCAAATCTGATGGTTCAATGCAACGAACCTTAAACAAAAAATCAATTGATAATTACCCGCACTTTCGAAAATGTGTCGAGTGTACTTTGAGAGCTGCACTGGATGCAGCAGCGGCATCGGGTAGCAGCCATGTACTTATGGCAAAGATAAGCTGTGGCGTTTATGCCCAACCAAAATTTCAACAACAAATAGAGCAAGATCTTCAGCAAATCATTAATGATGTCCTTGATGAACCAGTTGGCCCAAATCAAAGGAAAAGAAGAAGTTACTTTGTTAAAGTCGTTGTATCAGATATTGATAAAAAACCACCAAAACAAACACAAACTAAAGTGACAGACTACACCTATTACTTAAATACTTACCCTTATAGCAAATATAAAGATCAGGGGTTCTGTTTCTATCACAGTGATGCCCCTAATTATGTATTAGCTAATTTTTCACGGGCTCCTGTACAGATAGATGGATACACATGGGCAACGACAGAGCACTACTTCCAGGCCAGTAAGTTTCATGAAGGCAGCGAGCCATGGCTACATATTCTGAATAGCACAGAACCTGGCGAGGCTTTAGAGTATGCCAATAAGGAAGAAAACAGTAAATATTGGAAATATTCCTATGCAGATTGGAATAAAATCAAGGATAAAGTGATGCTAAAGGCCCTGAGAGCTAAAGTCCAGCAGGTCCCGGCAGCGCGTAAAGCGCTAATCAAGTCAGGAAACCAGCCTATTTTTGAAACATCACCTCATGATAGCTACTGGGGTACCAAACCCGAAGATGGCAAGGACGGTCAAAACCGCCTTGGTGCTTTATGGATGCAAGTCCGGGATGAAATGCTGGCTGGACTCCTGTAACGGTCCGGTTTTCAAACGGGTTGTGGTGTAGCCCGGATATTTAATCAACATACGGGCTACATCGTTTACCGTTAAACCGCTTTATCGGTCGCCAGTGTTCCCTCTTTCCGCAGACGCTCTTCCTCTTCCTCCTGGGTTTCAGGGAACTCATCCTCAACAAGCGGAACCACTTCATCAATACTGAACATCAGGGTTGAAGGCACTGAGTGATTCGGTACATCGTCATAGCTAAAAACCGAGTAATACTTTGGAATATTGGGATTACCAAAATCATCATAGGTGTATTCATCCGGTCCACCGTAAAGCTTTACCCCATCCAACGGTGAGCGAGGGGGATGGAAACGGTTACGCACCACATAACAGCCTACAAAATCAGCATCTTCCGGATTTTTCCAGGTCAGCTTGACTTTATCTTTATCAATAACAGCAGATAAATCCGTCGGTGGAAGCAATGCCTGTTTGCGCCGCTCAATGTATTTAATCACCAACTGAGCCTGATAGGCATCACCTTCCCCGTGCCAGTCAATAATGGCACTGCTTTCTTTAGAGGGTGTGGTTGGCCTGACAACCAAATAAACCGGTTTATCCTGACCATGCAGTTCCTCTAGTATGGCCCGACAGTAACTATCAAACATAAAGTTATGACTGGCATTTTCCCTCAGCTGGGCATTGCTCACCTCATAGCCCACATACTCAATTTGCTGGCGACTTTGCACACTGTGATAATCCAGCTCTTCCAGTTCTGCCAGTTCAATGGTAAAGCGAATATCCTTCTGGGTCTTTAGCTGGTTTTTTGCCCTTAGTTGCACATAGGCTGAAGTAATGACTGTCCGCTCCGGATCAGGCAGGGTTTCCAGATTAAAGCACAGGTGGCCGTACACCTTTTCCCCTTTTTTATCAAAACCGGATTTCAACTTGCCTGGCAACACATCCTTTCTGTTAATAGTGTGAATGGCTGAAGGCTCAAGGTTCAGTTGCTGGCTGGAACGGGTATAGATGATTTCAAGATTAGGCCGATAATGTATTCCACCACCAAATCGACCATAACCAATATCAAACTGCATCATCTGGGAGTCATGTCCCAAAGGCAAATGATCAGGGCCTTCAACCCGGAATATCACCCGGCCCCGATCAATTTGCTTCTGCATAATACGACGCTCAACCTCGGTAAACAGCCACTCGGACCAGATACCCTGAGTTAAGCGATCGGACTCAATGGCATCACCCAGTGTTTGCACAACAGTGGCATTGGCAATCTGGTCATAGCTGGTGATGTCATTTATTTCACTGGCATCGAGAATGGAAATAGACCACTCGCCATATTTTTCAATCTTGGCATTAACCCGATTCATGGGGTACAGGGAAAACGCTGCCTTTTTTATTTTGGTGTCTACAGGAAAGTGATCAAGATTGAAGGCAATCACGCCATAACAACAGCCTTTGTTGCGATTAACGCCAACAAACAACGAGTTATAGCCAAAATGGCCGGTATTTAATGCGCCTGTCTTTTCTCCCACATACCCCACATCCCGCTTGGCTGGAAAAATAGTATGCAAAAACTCATCATGAGATAGCGTCGTGCGAAACTTCAACACCGGAGCAAAAGGAGACTTAATACCTGTAACACGGTCTACAGCGCGAATATGGTAAAAGTAACGCTGTCCACTCTTTAACTGCACATCGCTATAAGTCGTTGATCGTGTAATAGCAATACGGCTATCTTCTGAACAGGGGCTTTTAGCCTGCTCACTGCGATAAATCTCAAAATAGATATCCGCTTCGCTATCGTGCTCCCAACTCAAAGTTGCTTCATAAGCACTTATATTTTCAGCCGTAAAATTAGCAACCCGGGCCGGGGCGTGCTTAGAGTAATTGATGGCAGATTCCAGGGCACAAACCAGTGCAGGAATATTCTCATCAACACTTTGGGACATATTAACCAGGTAATCCGGGATGTTTCGTGTACCTACCTCCACAACGGTGGCAAGAATTCCTTTATTATAATAATACTCACGACCACTGCCGTTGATTAGATTAAAAGGAGGCTTGCCCCGGTGAATACCATACTGACGCCCGGTTACCTTGCGAATTTCACTGGCCATGTTAGCACACAGCATATTAAGGTCTGCGCCTTCTATCTCTTCCTCATGATTGAATTTATGGGCAGGGAAGAAAACATTACCCTGGGAGTGATAGTCAAGGGCTATGGTGATATTGGCATGACTATCAGCAAAATCTTTGATTGCCCGGGTCTCTGGCTCTGAAAAGGCCTCGGGTCCCCCATAAATATTGGAGCTGGTATCTGCTCCTTTCTTGAAACGAACGGAGAAGTTACGGTTAAGGTCTACACCGAAGGTGCCATCGCCATTATCCCTGCGATTTTTCCTCCAGAACGAGAAATGCCGCCTTGAATACTCAAACCCGTCAGGGTTCAGACAGGGAACCATATACAACGTATTACGGGTCAGGGCGCTTAAAAGCCTGGGATTAGTCTTATAATTTTCAATGATATATTTAACAAATTTGTTGGCTAATTCGATGCCGATCCACTCTCGGGCATGGATTGTGCCTGTATACAGAAGGGCTGGCTTTTCATCAGCATAGGCGACATCCTGGGACAGGATCACCATCATTATCGGGCGACCTTCCCACGTCTCCCCAATACTTTGCAGACGAATCAGATTGGGGTGTTCCCCCATGGCGTGTTTCAGGAAGTCGATGGTTTCCTGATAAGAAATATATTGTTGTTTCATAGGGCCTAATGCTTGTATTTATCAGGTATCCGTTAACCCTGTTACAGACACTACACCATCCATGGTGGAAAAATCCACTTACCGGCTATAAGTTTCCAGGGGCTCGTAAAGCAGTCATACGCATTGAAAGATGTACTAAGGGCTGTTGACGTTTGATCGTGAGCTCAGTGGCTCGTAAAGCGGTTTTCCGCAATACCCAATGGGGCACACCGGGCGGACTGGTGCAGGCATAGTTATTCTACGTCAAGCCAGTCCAACGCAGTCGGAAAGCCGCTTTACGAGCCACCCGAAGGGCCAAAACCAGCGATTCCATGCCGTCGTTGCAGTAGCTTGAAAGACGTGAGTCTTCCTGCGCTACTGCGTCTAGCCACGAAACCGCTGGTTTTGGCTGAGCACACGAGCAAACGTCAACAGCCCCTAGCCTACCCCGCCCCAATTGCCCAGACAAACTTCCAGGAAGTGTTGAGTCCATCATAATGAACATCAACACAACTGGCCAGAAGCCGGTAACTGAACCTCCTTGTTAACAGGCTTTCAGATGAGTTTCCCAACACTCCATAATGTTGGATAATCTTTTCGCCTTGATGTTTTTGACCTCTGTCAGCTTTTCCGGATTATTCTGGAGAGCATCAAGAACCCCAGCCAGGCCCAAAGTTTCAATGATCAGTTTGGCCAGGTTTTTACTGACTCCCCTGGCACCTGCCAATAAATCCACCATCAAACTCTCTGAAAACTGAGGTTTCACTGGCTCCTGAATCTCAGGCTTTGATATTTTTTTTTTAAGCTCAACGTTCTGATGCACCTGATGTACCGGTGCGTAAGCTTCTTCAATACCTGTATCCACCGCTTGCTGGCTAAGCAGCCTGGCACTGGCCATAAGCTCGGCTACAACAGCGTCGATACCTCCCCGGGCAACCAGGGATGCATAGTTATCCTGGCGGTTCCAGATTTCACTGGGCCATTCTTCCTGGTGACGATCCCGGGTATCCAGAATCGGATAACCTTCCGGAGTCATCTGATGGAAGGTTTCACAGGTATCCGTCATAGGTCGGGTATCATGGCTCTGGGCAAAGGTAATATTGCGCATGGTTCTCAGCACAGACGATGAAATCTTGCCCAGTTCTTCCCAGTTGTACATGGGGATATGGGGACAGGGCATCCTGCCAGCAGAAAGTTTCCACATCAGGTATTGCCCAATCCAGTCACGGATATAGGGGAATGCGGCAAAGGCTGTGGCGCACTCAAGAATCCGGTATTCATCATCATGGCTGACCGCAATATCACAGGCCCAGTACTCGGCATTAGCCGCTTTCGATGCCCTGACGGCAACCTCCAGAGCTTCTTCAGGCACATTCATATAGTCCATGCTGCCACCCTGTGAGGTATTGGTGAGCCATTCCCCTTCAGGGGGGCGACGCCAGAAAGCACACACAGGCTTATGACCGATCAACATGACCCGAATATCCGCCTTCATAGGCACAAAGTCCTGCAGGTAAACCGGGTAGTAACGCTTCTCAGCCAGCAACTCCAGCGCTTCAGCTTCACTATCTACCTTATGGACATAATAACCGCCATAATTAGATGGGCCGTAGGAACGCTTAATAATCTTTGGATAGGTAGCTGCCCTCAGAAATGTCCTGGCTTCATCCTTTTCATAGAAAATATGGGTCTTGGGAATGGGTAACCGATATTTTTCACAGAAATGGGTTACATTCTCCTTGGACTTATTGGAAAACTGGGTGTCCATGGATGGAATAAACTGCACATGGGGTAACTCCCTGGCAATATCCCTGAAGCATTCATAGGCAGTGGCAGGAATATTACCAATCAGTACATCAATATTCTTACTCTTCACTTCTTCAATGAAGCGCTGCTTATCATTACCCCAGTGATAGACAACGGTTTCAATCTTATTGGGCCAACCCTTAAAATTGGACTTATCAAAAAAACGCAATACATGATCAAGATACAGCATCCCAATAGTGGGCAGCTTTCCATTCACAGATGGCGCACCATTAGCAGACAGCATATCCAGACTCCTTCACTTCAGCAGGTGCATCATAGAGCTTCTTCACAGTCACTTTTCTTTCGATAAGATCAGCAATTTTTTCAATCTTCTTATCATTGAAATCGAGACCAAACTCTTCCTGTTCAGGGGTAGCAAATGCAGGGATACCATTTACTTCCAGAACAACATATTCTTCCCGTTCCTGATCATAGATCAGGTCAACACCGGCAATTTCCAGTCCGGTCACTTTTGCTGCCTTGATGGCAAGGGCCACCACTTCATCATTAGGCTCGCGCTTGATCACACTACCACCGCTGGTGATATTGGTTTTCCAGTCATCTTTTGGTGCCTTGCGGCCATAACAACCCACAAAATCACCGTCCACAATATCAATACGGTAGTCGCTATGGTCATTTTTAACATAGCGTTCAACAAAGAAGTGCTGTACTGCCAGCTGGTTAATGAAAGGCTGAAGCATATCCAGGGCTCCTTCATTTTCAAGTCTGACAATACCAGTACCACCCCAACCATCAGTGGGTTTATAAACGGCCCTGCCTCCCCAGTTTGCCATACTGGCGCGCAGTGCATCCAAGTTATTATGGCGACACAGGCAATAGTCAGGCGTATTGATACCGTGGCGGCGAAGCAAATGTGAGGTTTTGAATTTATCTTCCGTCAATGCAAAAGACTGAAAATTATTGATAACCGGGATCTCCCGATCCAGCATCTCGTACAGGTACATCTGATACTGAGTCTGCTGGCCCGCATTGTATGAAAAGAACAGATCCAGGTCTTCCATTACAACGCCATTGCAGACTATCGAGCCCTCATGAGCCATCGCTTGAGCCAGATTCAATCCGGAAATAGCCCCTATATCCCTCTCTCTCAAACGGTCAATAAGCTTTCGTTGGATGGCATCACCCCCACCATTCTGGTACAACCAGAGTCCAACGGTGTACTTAGACATGATCAGTTCCTGTAATAATGCTTTATATATTAATGTAGATATTGACGACAACTGTTTGATGCCAGAAGGAATCATTGTTAAGCCTGCTTTCAACTTTCTTGAAGCGTTCTTTATTTACGCTCCTAGGGGCTGTTGATGTTTTATCGCGAGCTCAGTGGTTCGTAAAGCGGCCTTACGCAAGGCGAACTGGTGCAGCGCGTAGTTATTCTACGTCAAGCCAGTTTAACGCAGTCGGAAGGCCGCTTTACGAGCCACCCGGAGGGCCAAAGCCAGCACTTCCGTGCCGTCGTTGCAGCAGCTTGAAAGGCATGAGCATTCCTGCGCTGCTACGCCTAGCCACGAAAACGCTGGCTTTGGCTGAGCACGCGATAAAACATCAACAGCCCCTAATACTGAAAACACCCCCACAAAAACCAATGGAAATCCCTCAGGGCAATTTGTGATATGCCTTATCAAGTCAGGCAAATATACCTAGTTGGCAAATAATTGTTAACCGGACGACCCACTAAACTATAAAACAGTGATACAAATCAATTTTTACTTAAACTGGGTAACCCATTTACACTTATACAGTGTAGTATTTGCACCATCAGAAAAATGCCGGAACCCCTCAATTCAACCTGTTCCGGTGCGTATAAACCCCAAAAAATGAACTAAAAAAGTGGACTTTAAAGAACTCGCCTCAATTATTGAGCTGAACTCTCACACCAATAATAAAGCCGGTGTTGATGAGAATGGACGAATTTTTGCTCAATGGATGGAAGAACTGGGCTATGAAAACCAACGTCATGCCAGAGGGCATATCGGTGACCATCTGCACTTTATTTCGCCCAAACGCAATGGTAGGAAACTGTTGTTACTGGGACACCTGGATACCGTGTTTCCTGAAAATACCTTCGAAAAATTTAGCGAAGACCAGAACTGGATCTATGGGCCTGGTGTTTGTGATATGAAAGGGGGAAACTATGTGGCCCTGAGTGCATTACGAGCTATCTATAAAAAACAGGGTAGTATTCACAATATCGATATGCTGCTGGTAAGTGATGAAGAAACCGGCAGTGATGACAGTAAGTTTCTAACCACTGAAGTAGCTAAAAACTATGATGCTTGTCTGGTGTTCGAAGCAGCGGGCATTAACAATGAAGTAGTAACCGCTCGCAAAGGTGTTGCAACAGTCTATATTGATTATCAGGGCAAGGCTGCCCATGCTGGCAATAAATATACTGAAGGCTGTAATGCCAATCTCGCCGCCGCTAAAGCCCTGATTGCCCTGACAGCACTAACAAACCTTGAAAAGGGCACCACGGTGAACGCCGGTAAAATGTCTGGCGGCATTGGTGCCAATACCATCTCTCCTAAAGCACAGCTGGCCGTTGAATTCCGCTTTACCTGTGCCCCTGAACGAGATCGGGTACTGGCAGCCATTGATCATTTAGTGGCTAACCCCGGGGTTGAAGGTGTAACCGCAGCCATGAGTGGCGGAGTCCAACGGGATGTGATGGAAAGCACTGAACAGCAGCAGGCTTTGCTAAAAGAAATCGAAAGCATTCTGGGTTATGCTCTGCCCACTGAAAAAAGGGGCGGTGTCAGCGATGCCAATACTGCTTCCTCCGTAGGCATACCCACCCTTGATGGCTTTGGCCCTTTCGGTGATGGCGATCACACCGTCCACGAGAGAGCCTGTAAAGCCAGCTTTGAAAAGCGCATTAATGAGGTAACCCGCATTCTCAGTCACTTTAGCCAAAATTAAAACCGTTTAACCCGGTGATATAGAGACGTTTCTCTTTTTTCACCACGGAGACACAAAGACACAGAGAAAAGCGTTTTTTTTATCCTTTTTGCTCCTGATAAGGGACAAAACAAGAAAACTTTGTGCCTCTGTGTCTTTGTGGTTAAAACAAAGCATACTTTTGCGACAGCCTCAGGACGCTGGGAACGAGGTAACACTGGTAACAAGCTAAATTAACATTTAATACTCGATAACCCTTTATCTAAATCCTTTTTAATATCTTCAATATTTTCCAGGCCTACAGCGATCCTGATCAGATTCTCCGTAATTCCGGTACGGTCTTTATCTTCTTCTGAAAGACGACAATGAGTTGTTGTTGCCGGATGAGTGATGGTAGAACGGGTATCACCAAGGTTAGCAGTACGAGAGATGAACTTAACCTGATCTATCACCTTCCAGGCTTGTTCACGGCCACCTTTTACCTGAAATGACAGGACACCGCCAAAACCCTGCTGTTGTCGAAGCGCCAGTTCATGCCCGGGATGATCTTGTAACCCCGGATAATGAACCTTTTCAATAACGGACTGCCCTTGTAACCATTCAGCCAGTTCAACAGTGCCCCGACAGTGAGCCTCCATTCTTAAGGATAAGGTTTCCAGCCCCTTATTAAAGACCCAGGCATTAAATGGACTGATACAGGCCCCTGCTGCCCTTTGCCATAACTGCAGTTCGTTAATCTGCTCTTCCCTGCCCACTGCAATCCCCCCCAAACAACGACCCTGGCCATCTATATATTTAGTGGCTGAATGCACCACAATATCAGCTCCCAGGGTTAAGGGTTGCTGCAATGCAGGTGTACAAAAACAGTTATCAACCACCAGCAATGCCCCAAAATTATGGGCCAGAGCTGCCAGCGCCTGTATATCGGCAATATCACCTAAAGGGTTTGAAGGGGTTTCCAGAAACAACATTTTCGTTTCCGGTCGAATGGCTTCCCGCCACTGGCGATAATCAGTGAGATCAACAAAACTGGTTTCTATGCCAAGGCGAGCCAGGTACTTGGCAAAAATAGTCACCGTAGTGCCAAAGACACTGCGGGAACAAATTACATGGTCTCCTGACTGCAGTAACGCCATACAGGTCCCAAGAATGGCCGCCATTCCTGATGAGGTAGCACAGCCCGCTTCCCCGCCCTCCAGGGCTGCCATTCTCTGCTCAAACAGGATTACGGAAGGATTGGTATAACGGGAATAGACATTACCGGGTTCATCACCGGCAAAAACCGCTTGAGCCTGGGCCGCACTGTCATAGACATAACTGGACGTTAAATAGAGTGCTTCACTGTGTTCTCCTTCACCACTGCGAATACAACCGGTTCGAATCGCCCGGGTTGCAAAGGCCCATTCATCAGTTTCGTGAGAATTTTCAGGCTGGAGAGGGTTATTTAAAGGCAAGTGATCTGATGTTGTTTTTTTTATTCTTTTATACTTCATCTGACTTATATCCTGAATAACGGGTATAAGTACTTACCCTAGCGGACTTTATAGCTAAATCATAGACGGGTTAATGGTTAATTCATCTTCTTCCCAACATCCCGAGGATGTCGCGAGAGTCTCAGCGCAATGCCCTATTTTTTTCGAACCACAAAGGACACTAGCAGTATGTCGGACTGAGGTCACTTTAAGTGACCTCAGTCCGACACGCTGCTAGGGGCTGTTGAAATGATACGCTAAGCCATTTCATCCTCATTATGCAAGTCAATCAAAGAGGCTCCATGCTCCCCTTCCCCGGGCTTTCTATTACGATTTTTTGCCAGTTTCTTCAGGTATTTTTGATCAATATGGCCAGCAACATATTCCCCATCAAACACTGAGCACTCAAAATCAGTAATCTCGGGTTGAAGAGAGGATACCGCCTTTTTCAGGTCATCCAGGGTCTGATAGATCAGGCGGTCAGCACCGATTAACGCCTCTACCTCATCCTCTGAACGACCATAGGCAATCAGTTCTTCACTGGTGGGCATATCAATGCCATAGACATTGGGATAGCGAATGGCAGGTGCTGCGGAGCAGAAATAAACCTTTTTAGCCCCCGCTTCACGGGCCATTTCAATAATCTGCTGGGAAGTGGTGCCCCGAACGACAGAATCATCCACCAGCAAGACATTTTTTCCTGCAAATTCCTGGCTGATGGCATTCAGCTTCTGCTTTACTGATTTCTTGCGAACCGCCTGTCCTGGCATGATAAAGGTGCGGCCAATATAGCGATTCTTTACAAAACCCTCCCGATAGGGCAACCCCAATCGAGTCGCCAGTTCCAGCGCTGAATTTCTGCTGGTGTCCGGAATCGGCATTACCACATCAATATCATGGTCAGACCAGTCACGAAGAATCTTATTAGCCAGGGTTTGCCCCATACGCAGCCGGGATTGATAAACGGAAATACCATCAATAATGGAATCAGGACGGGCAAGGTAGACGTATTCAAACATACAGGGACGTTTGATGCCTGGCACGCACTGATGGGTAAACAGCTGGCCTTTTTCATCAATATAAATGGCCTCCCCCGGCTCAACGTCCCGCACCCGTTCATAACCCAGGGCATCCAGCGCTACCGATTCAGAGGCAACCATATACTCCGTGCGCTTGCCTGCCTTGCGCTTACCATAGACCAGTGGCCGAATACCATAAGGATCCCGGAAACCCACCAGGCCATGACCATTGATCAGGGCAATCACGGCATAGCCTCCCTCACACCGCTCATAAACCCGGGTCAATGCCTGAAATACGTCATTGGCTTCGAGCTCATGGCGATTTCCCTTGGAAATCTCATGGGCAAACACATTCAGCAGGATTTCAGAGTCAGACTGGGTATTAATATGGCGCAAATCACTGGTAAACAGGGATTCTTTAATGGACTCTGCATTGGTTAGATTGCCATTATGGGCCAGGGCTATACCGTAAGGGGAATTAACATAAAAAGGCTGGGCCTCTGCCGAACTGGATGATCCTGCCGTTGGATAACGGACATGGGCGATTCCTGTATTACCATGCAACCGGGTCATATGGCGGGTACGAAAAACATCCTTGACCAGCCCATTGTCCTTACGCAGAAAAAAACGGTTATCCTTATTGGTTACCATCCCTGCCGCGTCCTGTCCCCGATGCTGAAGCACGGTCAGTGCATCGAACAACAGCTGGTTGACATTGACTGCTGCCGAAATACCGACAATTCCACACATGAAAAAACTTCCTCAGGCTTGATCAGCAAAAATAATGCCACTCCCTTGCCTGAATCAGGCAAGGGAGTGACTGTAGTACCGAAACAACAAGGGTTCAATCCTGACAGGTGAGACCATTGAATTCCGGTTTTTAAGGCCACTTCCAAGACTGCCACTGGAAACCATCAGATCGCTACTGCCAGCCATGGGTGGCCACAGCTGTGTATTGCCTGTTTGCAGTGCTGTTCTAACGGTATATTCTCCAAGGATGTTAGGGGCTGTTACACCGAGCCAGAAAAATGCACTTCCTCCAATAAAGGCCCGACAAAATGCATGGCGGTTTCCTTGGACCAGTCTGCCAGCATCAAAAAGTGCGGCAATAGTACCGAATTTTTCCAGGCACTGTCTTGCTCCAAAGGCGCAAAAGTCATTATTCCCACCAGGACAACCACCACCAGACAACCCCGAAGCCCGCCAAATACCATCCCCAGAAGGCGGTCGGTGCCAGACAGGCCCGTTGCCTGTACCAGCTCGGAAACAATCCGATTAACCAGTGCCCCCACCAGTAATGTGGCAACAAATAGCATGGCGCAGGCAGCCATCACTTGAACGGAAGGGGTTTCAATATAGTCTTTTAGCCGGGCGGCCAAAGCTCCCCCAAAGGTCCAGGCTACGAAAAGAGCTGCCAGCCATGTTAATAAAGAAAGTACTTCCTTAAAAACCCCCCGTTTAAGGCTAAGCAGCGCTGAAATAGCTACAATTGCTGCAATAACCCAGTCAATCCAGGTAAAACTCACCATTCGATCCCTCTATCAATGACCTAACCCGGCTATTTTACCTGAACATCAAATAAAGAACCTCCCCGAGCCGGGCAAGTGGAAAATGGAAGGCAATCAATAAACATCACCTCCATTGACTATCAACCATTAACTGCTCTCTAGGAGCCTGTCGGACTTAAGTCTGTCCTACTGCGGTCGAAGCAAATTGGTCTAAAAATTCGCTTTTGCTCGGTAAATAGAACCACTATTCACCTCACAAAAGCGAATTTTTATCCTCAATTTTCTACGATCCTCGCTACGGACGCTTAAGTCCGACAGGCTCCTAGTCAGCCCAATCAAGCAGCCCTACCACATGTTCATGATCATCTACAGCAATCAGGCACTTAACA encodes:
- the purF gene encoding amidophosphoribosyltransferase, which translates into the protein MCGIVGISAAVNVNQLLFDALTVLQHRGQDAAGMVTNKDNRFFLRKDNGLVKDVFRTRHMTRLHGNTGIAHVRYPTAGSSSSAEAQPFYVNSPYGIALAHNGNLTNAESIKESLFTSDLRHINTQSDSEILLNVFAHEISKGNRHELEANDVFQALTRVYERCEGGYAVIALINGHGLVGFRDPYGIRPLVYGKRKAGKRTEYMVASESVALDALGYERVRDVEPGEAIYIDEKGQLFTHQCVPGIKRPCMFEYVYLARPDSIIDGISVYQSRLRMGQTLANKILRDWSDHDIDVVMPIPDTSRNSALELATRLGLPYREGFVKNRYIGRTFIMPGQAVRKKSVKQKLNAISQEFAGKNVLLVDDSVVRGTTSQQIIEMAREAGAKKVYFCSAAPAIRYPNVYGIDMPTSEELIAYGRSEDEVEALIGADRLIYQTLDDLKKAVSSLQPEITDFECSVFDGEYVAGHIDQKYLKKLAKNRNRKPGEGEHGASLIDLHNEDEMA
- a CDS encoding ATP-grasp domain-containing protein — its product is MSKYTVGLWLYQNGGGDAIQRKLIDRLRERDIGAISGLNLAQAMAHEGSIVCNGVVMEDLDLFFSYNAGQQTQYQMYLYEMLDREIPVINNFQSFALTEDKFKTSHLLRRHGINTPDYCLCRHNNLDALRASMANWGGRAVYKPTDGWGGTGIVRLENEGALDMLQPFINQLAVQHFFVERYVKNDHSDYRIDIVDGDFVGCYGRKAPKDDWKTNITSGGSVIKREPNDEVVALAIKAAKVTGLEIAGVDLIYDQEREEYVVLEVNGIPAFATPEQEEFGLDFNDKKIEKIADLIERKVTVKKLYDAPAEVKESGYAVC
- a CDS encoding M20 family metallopeptidase, giving the protein MDFKELASIIELNSHTNNKAGVDENGRIFAQWMEELGYENQRHARGHIGDHLHFISPKRNGRKLLLLGHLDTVFPENTFEKFSEDQNWIYGPGVCDMKGGNYVALSALRAIYKKQGSIHNIDMLLVSDEETGSDDSKFLTTEVAKNYDACLVFEAAGINNEVVTARKGVATVYIDYQGKAAHAGNKYTEGCNANLAAAKALIALTALTNLEKGTTVNAGKMSGGIGANTISPKAQLAVEFRFTCAPERDRVLAAIDHLVANPGVEGVTAAMSGGVQRDVMESTEQQQALLKEIESILGYALPTEKRGGVSDANTASSVGIPTLDGFGPFGDGDHTVHERACKASFEKRINEVTRILSHFSQN
- a CDS encoding O-succinylhomoserine sulfhydrylase, with protein sequence MKYKRIKKTTSDHLPLNNPLQPENSHETDEWAFATRAIRTGCIRSGEGEHSEALYLTSSYVYDSAAQAQAVFAGDEPGNVYSRYTNPSVILFEQRMAALEGGEAGCATSSGMAAILGTCMALLQSGDHVICSRSVFGTTVTIFAKYLARLGIETSFVDLTDYRQWREAIRPETKMLFLETPSNPLGDIADIQALAALAHNFGALLVVDNCFCTPALQQPLTLGADIVVHSATKYIDGQGRCLGGIAVGREEQINELQLWQRAAGACISPFNAWVFNKGLETLSLRMEAHCRGTVELAEWLQGQSVIEKVHYPGLQDHPGHELALRQQQGFGGVLSFQVKGGREQAWKVIDQVKFISRTANLGDTRSTITHPATTTHCRLSEEDKDRTGITENLIRIAVGLENIEDIKKDLDKGLSSIKC
- a CDS encoding CvpA family protein; translation: MVSFTWIDWVIAAIVAISALLSLKRGVFKEVLSLLTWLAALFVAWTFGGALAARLKDYIETPSVQVMAACAMLFVATLLVGALVNRIVSELVQATGLSGTDRLLGMVFGGLRGCLVVVVLVGIMTFAPLEQDSAWKNSVLLPHFLMLADWSKETAMHFVGPLLEEVHFSGSV